Proteins from a single region of Struthio camelus isolate bStrCam1 chromosome W, bStrCam1.hap1, whole genome shotgun sequence:
- the LOC104147818 gene encoding relaxin-3 receptor 1-like, which translates to MSLSFLEDAPTGNRSNVSFLQLLRNINLERADGMQGDSSSVVRIIISLVYSVVCALGLVGNLLVLYLMKSKQGWRKSSINLFVTSLAVTDFQFVLTLPFWAVENALDFNWLFGKAMCKIVSYVTAMNMYASVFFLTAMSVARYRSVASALKNQRRGDPLGGCCSAKWLCALIWVSAILASLPHAIFSTTATVFDDVLCLLKFPEGRSSNAQFWLGLYHIQKVLLGFVVPLAIISLCYLLLVRFISDKHVGSTCSGPSTKRRSKVTKSVSIVVLSFFLCWLPNQALTLWGVLIKLNVVHFSTEYFLSQVYLFPISVCLAHSNSCLNPILYCLMRREFRKALKSLLWRITSPSLTTMRPFTDTTKPEQEEQALHALVPIHPIAPSSPAEAVQPELAYYPPGVVVYSGRYDMLPIGSSEQRC; encoded by the coding sequence ATGTCGCTGAGCTTCCTGGAGGACGCCCCGACGGGCAACCGGAGCAACGTGTCCTTCCTGCAGCTCCTCAGGAACATCAACCTGGAGCGAGCCGACGGGATGCAGGGGGACAGCTCCAGCGTGGTGCGGATCATCATCTCCCTGGTGTACTCTGTGGTGTGTGCCTTGGGGCTGGTGGGCAACCTGTTGGTGCTCTACCtgatgaaaagcaagcaaggctgGAGAAAGTCCTCCATCAACCTCTTTGTGACCAGCCTGGCAGTGACTGACTTTCAGTTTGTGCTGACTTTGCCTTTCTGGGCAGTGGAGAATGCACTGGACTTCAACTGGCTCTTCGGCAAGGCCATGTGCAAGATCGTTTCATATGTGACGGCCATGAACATGTACGCCAGCGTCTTCTTCCTCACTGCCATGAGCGTGGCTCGCTACCGCTCTGTGGCTTCAGCCTTGAAGAACCAGCGGCGAGGTGACCCGCTGGGTGGTTGCTGCTCTGCCAAGTGGCTTTGCGCACTCATCTGGGTGTCAGCTATCCTGGCTTCCCTGCCCCATGCCATTTTTTCCACCACTGCCACCGTCTTTGATGACGTGCTCTGCCTCTTGAAGTTCCCTGAGGGCCGCAGCAGCAATGCCCAGTTCTGGCTGGGGCTGTACCACATCCAGAAGGTGCTGCTGGGCTTCGTGGTGCCACTGGCTATCATCAGCCTGTGCTATTTGCTCCTGGTGCGTTTCATCAGTGACAAGCATGTcggcagcacctgcagcggcCCCAGCACCAAGCGCCGCTCCAAGGTGACCAAGTCAGTGTCGATTGTGGTGTTGTCTTTCTTCTTGTGCTGGCTGCCCAACCAAGCACTCACACTGTGGGGCGTCCTCATCAAACTCAATGTGGTGCACTTCAGCACTGAGTACTTCCTCTCCCAAGTGTACCTCTTCCCCATCAGTGTGTGCCTGGCGCACTCCAACAGCTGCCTCAACCCCATCCTCTACTGCCTCATGCGCCGGGAGTTTCGCAAGGCACTGAAGAGCCTCCTCTGGAGAATCACCTCGCCCTCCCTCACCACCATGCGTCCTTTCACCGACACTACCAAGCCCgagcaggaggagcaggcccTGCACGCCTTGGTGCCTATCCACCCCATCGCTCCTTCCTCACCTGCTGAGGCTGTCCAGCCTGAGCTGGCCTACTACCCGCCCGGGGTGGTAGTGTACAGCGGCCGCTATGACATGCTGCCCATCGGCTCCTCCGAGCAGCGCTGCTGA